The following coding sequences lie in one Myxococcus xanthus genomic window:
- a CDS encoding TolB family protein: protein MLRTLALSCCLFSPLAFASTPELRTLTGTLHVVAGGPGDQTDPHVSGPLVAYTNESRGTSEIRYHDLRTSVDAAIPNGGAFDFVSDISDGTIVFTRVSTSSAIYTFDVGVDAAPRELAPEAGSSRRSAVIGGRTVAWQDFGYTGVTSQPEIAVYDLDQGSLTRLTDDTFQDRMPAVSPDGSTVVWAKCDEQGLRCDIWQARRSANGFSSQALTGSEGEESQPDTNGDIAVYASTRTLDGVTDRDIYWKPLNGGTEQRLALPGMDANPSISGSLIAFERRDPVKNDFDIVLYDLSTETLYAITETPENESLTDLSVDADGSVRVVWTVSENGDFNVHAFTFKLDDKPGCKLAAVDTPSPAEVCARPGTWPLLAALEVARTSGQPNGVALGFAGTGEGVLCVDNGYNGEDTTAGWVWINGRELVDPSRFKQGVPLVATRAPLDGHNSLAALISGKPGSAFRLRVYGPPSVCQPVADTSTGARVIPGHALKPVSSSSSTVSPVTFVPEGPVRDTGLRGCSTGGGPLTLSGVILLLACWLRPSARIRKGLRHSHRAL from the coding sequence TGCTGCGGACACTGGCCCTGAGTTGCTGCCTGTTTTCCCCGCTCGCCTTCGCCTCCACACCGGAGCTCCGCACCCTGACGGGCACCCTGCACGTGGTGGCCGGCGGCCCGGGTGACCAGACGGACCCGCACGTCAGCGGACCGCTGGTCGCCTATACGAACGAGTCCCGCGGCACGAGCGAGATTCGCTACCACGACCTGCGGACCTCCGTGGACGCGGCCATCCCCAATGGGGGCGCGTTCGACTTCGTGTCGGACATCTCGGACGGCACCATCGTCTTCACGCGCGTGAGTACTTCGAGCGCCATCTACACGTTCGACGTGGGCGTGGACGCGGCGCCTCGTGAGCTGGCACCGGAGGCGGGCAGCAGCCGGCGCTCCGCGGTGATTGGCGGCCGCACGGTGGCGTGGCAGGACTTCGGCTACACCGGCGTGACGTCGCAGCCGGAGATCGCTGTGTATGACCTGGACCAGGGCTCGCTCACCCGGCTCACGGATGACACGTTCCAGGACCGCATGCCCGCGGTGTCGCCGGATGGCTCAACAGTGGTCTGGGCCAAGTGCGATGAGCAGGGCCTGCGTTGCGACATCTGGCAGGCGCGGCGGAGTGCCAACGGCTTCAGCTCGCAAGCGCTGACGGGAAGCGAGGGCGAGGAGTCGCAGCCGGACACCAACGGGGACATCGCCGTCTACGCCAGCACGCGGACCCTCGATGGCGTGACGGACCGGGACATCTACTGGAAGCCACTCAATGGCGGCACGGAGCAGCGGCTGGCGCTGCCGGGCATGGACGCGAATCCCAGCATCAGCGGTTCGCTGATTGCCTTCGAGCGCAGGGACCCGGTGAAGAACGACTTCGACATCGTGCTCTACGACTTGAGCACCGAGACGCTCTACGCCATCACCGAGACACCGGAGAACGAGAGCCTCACTGACCTGAGCGTGGACGCGGATGGCTCGGTGCGCGTGGTGTGGACCGTCTCGGAGAACGGCGACTTCAACGTCCATGCCTTCACCTTCAAGTTGGATGACAAGCCTGGCTGCAAGCTCGCGGCGGTGGACACGCCATCCCCGGCGGAGGTCTGCGCGCGGCCCGGTACCTGGCCGCTGCTGGCGGCACTGGAGGTGGCGCGCACCAGTGGCCAGCCCAACGGTGTGGCGCTCGGGTTCGCTGGCACGGGTGAGGGCGTGTTGTGCGTGGACAACGGCTACAACGGCGAGGACACCACCGCGGGCTGGGTGTGGATCAACGGCCGCGAGCTGGTGGACCCGTCCCGCTTCAAGCAGGGGGTGCCGCTGGTGGCCACGCGCGCGCCGCTGGATGGGCACAACTCGCTGGCGGCGCTCATCTCTGGCAAGCCCGGCAGTGCCTTCCGGCTTCGCGTCTACGGTCCCCCCTCCGTGTGTCAGCCCGTGGCGGACACATCCACGGGGGCCCGCGTCATTCCGGGGCATGCGTTGAAGCCGGTGTCATCTTCGTCCTCGACGGTGTCGCCGGTGACCTTCGTGCCCGAGGGGCCAGTGCGTGACACAGGGCTTCGGGGCTGTAGCACGGGCGGCGGGCCGTTGACGCTTTCCGGGGTGATCCTGTTGTTGGCGTGCTGGCTGCGTCCGAGCGCGCGGATACGGAAGGGGCTTCGGCACAGCCACCGCGCCCTGTAG